The following nucleotide sequence is from Thermococcus sp..
GTAGACGAAGACTGGATTGAGGTCCATTTCCTTGATGTAGTCCCTGAGCTCGTCAACGAGCTGACTGACCTTAAGGAGAAGGTCGACTAGGGCATCTATGTCCGCCGGTTCTTCACCGCGCGCTCCAGCGAGAATCGGGTAGCTCTTTATCTCGGTTATCATCTTCCTGGCGTCGCGCTCCGTTATGGGTATTATCCTGAAGGTGACGTCCTTGAGGACCTCGACGAAGATTCCACCAAGGCCGAACATTATGGCATGACCGAACTGTGGGTCCTCAGTGACGCCGATGATTACCTCCCTGCCAGGTCTCAGCATAGGGGCAACCAGAACGCCGAGGATTTCCGCATCGGGTCTGTATTTCCTCGCGTTCTCGTGTATTTCCTCCCATTTCTGCTTGAGCTCCTCGGGGGTTTTTATGTTCAGCATGACGACCTTCGCATCGCTCTTGTGGAGTATCTGGGGAGACATGAGTTTCAGGGCAACGGGGTATCCTATCTCCTCCGCGTACTTGAGAGCCTCATCGAGGGTCTTGGCAAGCTTCTCCTCAGGCACGGGGAGACCGTAAGCCTTTAAAACCTGCTTCGCCTCGTACTCAACCATAGCAGTCCTGCCCTGAGACAGGACGGACTCAATAACTTTGAGCGCCTCCTCCTTCATGGTACCACCACCCGGCTTCAGTCCCCTTTAACTTTTTTCAAGTATTGAGCGTACCTGACAAGACCGGCCAGGGCGCGAACGCCCCTTTCTGGGGTCGGATAAACGGGAACGCCCCTCTCCTCAAGCATTCTCGCGTAGCGGTCAGTCTTCCTGCCACCCATGGCAACAGCCACAATCGGCTTGTCGCTCTTCTTCTGGTAGTCGGCTATTATTTCTATGGCCTTCTCCTCCTCGAGGAGAGGCACCTGGAAGAGGACGATAACGACTATCGCATCAACGTTCGGGTCCTTCGTGAAGGCTTCGAGAGCCAAACGGTAGCGCTCTGCATCGGTGTCTCCTACCACATCAGTCGGATTGCCGACGACGGCGTGTGGCGGGAACCTCTCCTTGAGGAACTTCTTGGTTTCCTCGCTCAGCTCGGCCATCTTGAGGCCGAATTTGGCAACGGCATCGCTCGCCATGACCCCAGCGCCACCGCCGTCGGTGATTATGCCTATCCTATCTCCCTTCGGGAGTTTGTGGACGAGCTCTGCGAAAGCCTTGGCCAGGTCAAACATGTGCTCAAAGTCCTCAGCCCTAATTATTCCAGTCTGCTTGAAGACCGCGTCGTAAATCGCGTCCGCTCCAGCGAGTGAGCCAGTGTGACTTGACGCAGCTTTAGCACCGTATTCAGTTCTTCCGCTCTTTAAAGCGATGACGGGCTTGACTTTTGTAATGCGCTTAGCGCTCTCCATGAACTTCCTTCCGTCCTTAACGCCTTCGATGTAGAAGGTGACGACCTTTATCTCGTCGTCATGGATGAAGTAGTCCATCAAATCGGCATCATCAACATCGAGCTTGTTGCCGTAGCTGACCATCTTACCGATTCCTATGCCCGCCCCAGCGGCCCAGTCGAGCATCGCCGCGGCAAAGGCACCACTCTGGCTGACAAAGGCTATCGGTCCGCTCTTGGGTCTGTCCATCTTCTCCTCTGGCAGGAAGACGGTATCAACACCCGTATCGGGAACATAAACACCGACACAGTTGGGACCGATTATCCTGATGCCGTGGGCCTTCGCTATTTCATAGATTTCGCGTTCGAGCCTCTTGCCCTCTTCACCGAGCTCTCCAAACCCACCGGTGATAATTATGACAGCTTTAATGCCTTTCTTAGCTATTTGTCTCATAGTATCCGGAACGAAGGGTGCGGGAATCGAGATAACGGCCAAATCGGTGTCATCGGGGAGCTCTTCAACGCTGTGGTAAACCTTGTAGCCGTCAATCTCGTCGAGCTTTGGGTTCACAGGATAGATGTTCCCTTTGAAAATCCCGCGCTCCTTGTTAGATTTAAAGTTCTCAAAGATGACGTTGCCTACTTTCCCCTTTTTATTGGTTGCACCGATGATAGCGACCGCCTTCGGGTCGAAGAAGGGCCTGAGCTCCTCAACTATCTTCTCCGCCATACACTTCCCCCCAGAAGTTCTCAGGGGGTTTTTTCGGTAGGCATGTATAAAAGGGTTGCGTTTTGTAAAAGTGAACTTTAATGGACTTCAAAGCTCACCAATGTCTCTCAAAAAGTCCAGACTAGCCCGGGCGTCCTCAATGCTAGTAACCTCAAGGGCCCACGTGAAATCTCTCAGCCTGGGCAGGACTTTCTCCCATGGAATCGTCCCCTTTCCGAGGGGAAAGTGCTGGTCGCTCTCCCCGGAGTTGTCGTGAAGGTGGATGTGGACGATTCTTCTCCCGAGAAGTTCCAAAAACCTCCCGAAGGGAAAGCCAACGGTGTTGAGATGTCCCATGTCAAGGGTAACGCCCAAGCCCGTTCCCTCCAAAAGCTCGGCCAGTCTCTCTGGCATTTGAACATCGAGGATTGGGAAGCTCGGCATGTTCTCAACCCCTACCAAAACTCCAAACTCTCTCGAGTACTTCTCAAGCTCGCGGAGGGAACTTTTATGTACCCTGTTGTAGTCCCCGCGGAACTTTCTGCTAGCGGGGGAGCAGTGGCCCGGGTGAATCGTAACTACGAGGGCGTTTAAGTTGGAGGCAACGTCAAGGGTTTCCCTAAGGATTTCGAGGGAAGTTCGCCTTATTTTTTCGTTGAGGGAGCCTATGTTAACGTCGCTGAAAGGCGCGTGGACGGTAACCTTGAGGTCAAAGCTCCCAAGAACATCTGCGTAGGCCTTCCACGTTTCCCTCGTGAGGAAGTTGGGCCACTCACTCACCAGCTCAACGAAGTCGAAGCCGAGTTTTTCTACATTTTCCAGCCAGCCCTCGAACTCCTCCAGCGTCCTACCTCGGTATGAAGTCATTGAAAGCCCAATCATGCTCCCACCATCAGCCCGGCTATGGCAACGACGTATATCGTGCCAAAAATGTCGCTGTTGTTAGCTATCAGTGGAATCGCGACGCTGTCGGGGTCAATGTTGTGCTGGAAGAGAACGTAGGAGATTGAGTAGGCGTAGAGCATTATGAAAAGTGCCATGAAAGGATAAGTAAGGACGAGCTGGAGGGGGATTCCTGGCTTAACCCCCAGGAGGAGGTAG
It contains:
- a CDS encoding acetate--CoA ligase family protein, whose amino-acid sequence is MKEEALKVIESVLSQGRTAMVEYEAKQVLKAYGLPVPEEKLAKTLDEALKYAEEIGYPVALKLMSPQILHKSDAKVVMLNIKTPEELKQKWEEIHENARKYRPDAEILGVLVAPMLRPGREVIIGVTEDPQFGHAIMFGLGGIFVEVLKDVTFRIIPITERDARKMITEIKSYPILAGARGEEPADIDALVDLLLKVSQLVDELRDYIKEMDLNPVFVYERGKGAVIVDARIILKEPKGEKSEISSEYRERCA
- a CDS encoding acetate--CoA ligase family protein encodes the protein MAEKIVEELRPFFDPKAVAIIGATNKKGKVGNVIFENFKSNKERGIFKGNIYPVNPKLDEIDGYKVYHSVEELPDDTDLAVISIPAPFVPDTMRQIAKKGIKAVIIITGGFGELGEEGKRLEREIYEIAKAHGIRIIGPNCVGVYVPDTGVDTVFLPEEKMDRPKSGPIAFVSQSGAFAAAMLDWAAGAGIGIGKMVSYGNKLDVDDADLMDYFIHDDEIKVVTFYIEGVKDGRKFMESAKRITKVKPVIALKSGRTEYGAKAASSHTGSLAGADAIYDAVFKQTGIIRAEDFEHMFDLAKAFAELVHKLPKGDRIGIITDGGGAGVMASDAVAKFGLKMAELSEETKKFLKERFPPHAVVGNPTDVVGDTDAERYRLALEAFTKDPNVDAIVVIVLFQVPLLEEEKAIEIIADYQKKSDKPIVAVAMGGRKTDRYARMLEERGVPVYPTPERGVRALAGLVRYAQYLKKVKGD
- a CDS encoding sugar phosphate isomerase/epimerase translates to MIGLSMTSYRGRTLEEFEGWLENVEKLGFDFVELVSEWPNFLTRETWKAYADVLGSFDLKVTVHAPFSDVNIGSLNEKIRRTSLEILRETLDVASNLNALVVTIHPGHCSPASRKFRGDYNRVHKSSLRELEKYSREFGVLVGVENMPSFPILDVQMPERLAELLEGTGLGVTLDMGHLNTVGFPFGRFLELLGRRIVHIHLHDNSGESDQHFPLGKGTIPWEKVLPRLRDFTWALEVTSIEDARASLDFLRDIGEL